In the Harmonia axyridis chromosome 3, icHarAxyr1.1, whole genome shotgun sequence genome, one interval contains:
- the LOC123676003 gene encoding phenoloxidase 1-like, with amino-acid sequence MSSNTKKHLLLMYDRPQEPVFVAKGENRSVFKVPNKFLSDRYKPLGVTLTDRFNEGAGEEIDVKDISLPRLGDITELGRHENFSLFIPKHRRLAGKLINILIGVRNIDDLLSVCCYARDNVNPYMFNYCLSVCLLHRSDTKDIDVPSIVTSFPDKFVESSVFSRAREEATIVPDGSRNAIEIPRDYTASDLEDEHRVAYFREDLGINLHHWHWHLVYPFEGALEVVNKNRRGELFYYMHQQVIARYNIERLCNHMRRVERLMSLRTPIKEAYFPKLNSLVASRSYPARVANQTPSDLNRSVDQIQQDIDDMERWRDRIYAAIHQGYVENDRGQRVTLTENEGIDILGNMMESSILSPNRTFYGDYHNMGHIFLSYIHDPDHRHLESFGVMGDSTTAMRDPVFYRWHAHIDDIFQEFKATLPSYPESQLVYEGVSIANIEIRSNDTPNNRINTYWQQSDVDLSRGMDFQPRGPVRVRFTHLQHQEFNYRITVNNQGSSKRGTCRIFLAPKFDERGNPWLFRDQKNIFIELDKFEVNLKSGQNIINRASTQSSVTIPFDRTFRDHDTNRPEGGDALAQFNFCGCGWPQHMLIPKGNAEGYQCQLFVMISNYTNDHVEQNVSGTCNDAYSFCGLKDRLYPDRRSMGYPFDRMPRDGVRTLQQFLTSNMRVQDIVIHHANRTVRPQTARQQTLTNRSGNDDEDDYEL; translated from the exons ATGTCTTCCAATACGAAAAAGCATCTTCTACTGATGTATGATCGCCCTCAAGAACCAGTTTTTGTGGCAAAAGGAGAGAATAGATCGGTCTTCAAAGTTCCCAACAAGTTTCTT TCCGATAGGTACAAACCTCTTGGAGTAACTTTAACCGACCGCTTCAACGAAGGAGCTGGTGAAGAAATCGATGTCAAAGACATCTCTCTACCACGACTAGGGGACATTACAGAGCTTGGAAGACATGAGAACTTCTCACTCTTCATCCCAAAGCACCGAAGATTGGCAGGAAAACTGATCAACATCCTTATTG gggtgagaaacattgatgaccTGCTTTCGGTATGTTGTTATGCAAGAGACAACGTGAATCCCTACATGTTCAACTATTGTCTGTCCGTCTGTCTTCTACATCGCTCTGACACCAAAGACATAGATGTACCTTCCATTGTAACATCTTTTCCTGATAAGTTTGTGGAGAGTTCAGTTTTTAGTAGAGCTCGGGAGGAAGCTACCATAGTCCCAGATGGTTCAAGA AATGCTATCGAGATACCTAGGGACTACACAGCTTCTGACCTAGAAGATGAACATCGTGTGGCCTATTTCAGAGAAGATCTTGGCATCAATCTCCACCACTGGCATTGGCACCTGGTGTACCCTTTTGAGGGTGCCTTGGAAGTTGTCAACAAGAACAGAAGAGGTGAGCTCTTCTACTACATGCACCAACAGGTTATTGCAAG GTACAATATTGAACGTCTGTGCAACCATATGAGAAGAGTTGAAAGGTTGATGAGTCTGAGGACACCTATAAAGGAAGCCTACTTCCCAAAGTTGAACAGCTTGGTGGCTAGTAGAAGCTATCCTGCTCGTGTAGCCAATCAAACCCCCAGTGATTTGAACAGATCTGTTGATCAGATTCAGCAAGACATCGATGATATGGAGAGATGGAGGGATAGGATCTATGCTGCCATACATCAAGGATATGTGGAAAAT GATCGTGGTCAAAGAGTTACCTTGACCGAAAATGAAGGTATTGACATTCTTGGTAACATGATGGAGTCTTCAATTCTGTCACCAAATAGGACTTTCTATGGTGATTACCACAATATGGGTCATATCTTCCTTTCCTACATCCATGACCCTGATCATCGACACTTG GAAAGTTTCGGTGTGATGGGAGACTCAACTACTGCCATGAGGGACCCCGTTTTCTACCGCTGGCATGCGCATATCGACGATATTTTCCAAGAATTCAAAGCAACATTACCCTCGTATCCTGAAAGCCAA ctTGTTTACGAAGGAGTGTCTATCGCTAATATAGAGATTCGCTCTAATGACACCCCCAACAACAGAATCAACACATATTGGCAACAATCTGATGTTGATTTATCCAGAGGTATGGACTTCCAACCAAGAGGTCCAGTCCGTGTGAGGTTCACTCATCTTCAACATCAAGAATTTAACTATAGGATTACTGTCAACAATCAAGGAAGTAGTAAGAGAGGTACTTGCAGGATTTTCTTAGCACCTAAATTCGATGAGAGGGGCAACCCTTGGCTCTTCAGGGACCAGAAGAATATCTTCATTGAACTAGATAAATTCGAAGTCAATT TGAAGTCCGGACAGAATATTATAAACCGCGCATCCACCCAATCTTCGGTAACGATTCCATTCGACCGTACCTTCAGAGATCATGACACAAACCGACCAGAAGGTGGGGATGCTCTTGCTCAATTCAATTTCTGTGGATGTGGATGGCCTCAGCATATGCTGATTCCTAAAGGAAACGCAGAAGGATACCAGTGCCAACTTTTCGTTATGATTTCTAACTACACCAATGATCAT GTTGAGCAGAATGTTAGTGGGACTTGCAACGACGCCTACTCCTTCTGTGGACTGAAGGATAGGCTTTATCCAGATCGACGGTCTATGGGATACCCATTCGACAGGATGCCAAGAGATGGAGTTAGGACTCTTCAGCAGTTTTTGACGTCAAATATGAGGGTCCAGGATATTGTTATACATCACGCGAATAGGACTGTTAGGCCTCAGACTGCCAGACAGCAGACGTTGACCAACAGATCTGGGAATGATGATGAAGATGATtatgaattataa
- the LOC123676001 gene encoding uncharacterized protein LOC123676001, with product MCAVTFVNPKALPLLLAAFALTISIFFEGKLTSEALPTMRFERSVDDGPLQGSDFLSLLMSAPNPPRSEEVTPATLKTSTESRMTRSTYHLHPYTNTIRKHRPTVGSLFKIERNNRETSENSDSEGIVVAVRVSSSVGKTLINKDVRQGSYEQEKNDLSDVDQEKHANTTPGNVEDLGSSSLDANHVADVVDQISIASEDHPSVIAESNKSEFNIEEKEPITTDSESSQSAFVEVPARLPDFNPPEDLLKQGQSQTKVHPYQQTIIFHNTGDSNQARSVSYSSVAQGVSSLRDKLHERQERNYDGSKSSDYLNNFGNSEKDKSNGSSSSQTQSYPVTESSRKPWNRPSSTSTPRFSERNWESPEKSYVPRPTQTPYQAQAEQNYEVDESVSVVTNGRVHGVQPPKQNADEKSKKDDNQKVGYVVEGRNYRKYRVEERTSDGFIVGEYGVVSHDDGSLRGVRYTADGTINPRLIYDALMKFLSL from the coding sequence atttttttcgaGGGAAAATTGACAAGTGAAGCCTTGCCTACCATGAGGTTTGAGCGCAGTGTCGATGATGGCCCTCTTCAAGGATCGGACTTTCTTTCTCTCCTCATGAGTGCCCCTAACCCTCCAAGGTCGGAAGAAGTAACACCAGCAACTCTAAAAACCAGCACAGAAAGTAGAATGACACGTAGCACCTATCATTTACACCCTTACACGAATACCATAAGAAAACACAGACCAACCGTAGGTAGCCTATTCAAAATCGAGAGGAACAACAGGGAAACCAGTGAAAACAGTGATAGTGAAGGTATAGTGGTAGCTGTCAGGGTGTCTTCTTCAGTTGGCAAGACCTTGATCAACAAGGATGTGAGACAAGGAAGTTACGAGCAAGAAAAGAATGATTTAAGTGATGTAGATCAAGAGAAACACGCCAACACAACACCGGGAAATGTTGAAGATCTTGGTTCAAGTTCGTTAGATGCCAACCACGTAGCTGACGTCGTAGACCAGATTTCAATAGCTTCCGAAGATCATCCTAGCGTGATAGCAGAGTCCAACAAGAGCGAATTCAACATAGAGGAGAAAGAACCTATAACAACAGATTCAGAATCATCTCAATCAGCTTTCGTCGAAGTTCCGGCTAGATTACCAGATTTTAACCCACCTGAAGATTTGCTCAAACAAGGCCAAAGTCAAACTAAGGTCCACCCTTACCAACAAACTATAATCTTCCACAATACCGGAGACTCCAACCAAGCACGATCAGTGTCTTACAGCAGTGTTGCACAGGGTGTTTCCAGTTTGAGGGACAAGTTGCACGAGAGGCAAGAAAGGAATTACGATGGGTCCAAAAGCTCGGATTACCTCAATAATTTCGGCAATTCTGAAAAGGACAAGTCCAACGGTAGTAGCTCCAGTCAAACTCAATCCTATCCAGTAACTGAAAGCTCTAGGAAACCTTGGAACAGACCTAGCAGCACCTCCACTCCAAGGTTCAGTGAGAGGAACTGGGAATCTCCAGAGAAATCTTACGTACCAAGGCCCACCCAAACACCTTACCAGGCGCAAGCAGAACAAAACTACGAAGTCGACGAATCGGTCAGTGTCGTAACAAACGGGAGGGTGCACGGGGTGCAACCCCCCAAACAGAATGCGGACGAGAAAAGCAAAAAAGACGATAACCAAAAAGTGGGTTACGTGGTAGAGGGCAGAAATTATAGGAAATATCGCGTTGAAGAAAGGACCTCAGACGGGTTCATAGTCGGAGAATACGGGGTGGTGAGCCATGACGATGGCTCGCTCAGGGGCGTACGTTACACGGCCGATGGTACGATAAATCCTCGTTTGATCTATGACGCGCTGATGAAGTTTCTGTCTTTGtga